Proteins encoded in a region of the Panicum hallii strain FIL2 chromosome 3, PHallii_v3.1, whole genome shotgun sequence genome:
- the LOC112885193 gene encoding probable receptor-like protein kinase At1g33260 — protein MRIGCTGHTGPEKNPSCKQGIVALPMAMVLAVVFFCILVLASAAIAFLLIRYCLRRRISSSTAGDAEAPQARAVAPPPEPEPELSLPSSELRAAKEKGKEKTLLKLEPRRLTWREVEALTGGFDEAAVVGRGGSSTVYLARLRHGAPVAVKVHRWCGGERRLRAFRQELGLLRRIHQPHIVALLAYSDDHEEGGALVLEYLAGGTLADRLHGGATAPLPWAHRMRILHDVACALEHLHDASTGVVHGDVSASNVLLDGNGLSARLCDLGSSCEGFSAAVAPSRAAVGSPGYADPFFLRTGIVSKKSDVYSFGVLLLEAITGMPAAGSGSTKNLTARVLPRVKPEGVDGLVDSSLGEDYDVEEAGDVARIAVECVGAQPGLRPTMEQVRAAIAEKAARSISKADYGHHIQLSKLLEIT, from the exons ATGCGGATTG GCTGCACAGGGCACACAGGTCCAGAGAAAAATCCAAGCTGCAAACAGGGCATCG TTGCATTGCCCATGGCCATGGtgctcgccgtcgtcttcttcTGCATCCTCgtgctcgcctccgccgccatcgCCTTCCTCCTCATCCGCTACTGCCTTCGCCGGAGGATCAGTAGTAGTACTGCCGGCGACGCAGAGGCTCCCCAAGCCAGGGCAGTagcaccaccacctgagccggAGCCCGAGCTGTCCTTACCATCGTCGGAGCTGCGAGCAGCCAAGgagaaggggaaggagaagaCTCTGTTGAAGTTGGAGCCGCGCAGGCTGACGTGGCGTGAGGTGGAGGCGCTGACCGGCGGCTTCGACGAGGCCGCCGTGGTTGGGCGCGGCGGCTCCAGCACCGTCTACCTCGCCAGGCTCCGGCACGGCGCGCCGGTGGCCGTCAAGGTGCACCGGTggtgcggcggcgagcggcggctgcgCGCGTTCCGGCAGGAGCTCGGCCTGCTCCGCCGCATCCACCAGCCGCACATCGTCGCGCTCCTCGCCTACTCCGACGACCACG AGGAAGGGGGTGCACTGGTCCTGGAGTACCTCGCCGGCGGCACGCTCGCCGACCGTCTCCACGGAGGCGCCACGGCCCCGCTGCCATGGGCGCACCGCATGCGCATCCTCCACGACGTGGCCTGCGCCCTGGAGCACCTCCACGACGCCTCCACCGGCGTCGTGCACGGCGACGTGTCGGCGTCCAACGTGCTCCTCGACGGCAATGGCCTCAGCGCGCGCCTCTGCGACCTGGGCTCCTCCTGCGAGGGGTTctccgccgccgtggcgccgtcCAGGGCGGCCGTGGGCTCGCCGGGGTACGCCGACCCCTTCTTCCTCCGCACCGGTATCGTGTCCAAGAAGTCCGACGTCTACAGCTTCGGGGTGCTGCTGCTCGAGGCCATCACGGGCATGCCCGCCGCCGGATCCGGGTCCACAAAAAACCTGACGGCCcgggtgctgccacgtgtcaagCCGGAGGGGGTGGACGGCCTCGTGGACAGCAGCCTCGGCGAGGACTACGACGTCGAGGAGGCCGGCGACGTGGCCAGGATCGCCGTGGAGTGCGTCGGGGCGCAGCCGGGGCTCCGGCCGACCatggagcaggtgcgggcagccATTGCAGAGAAGGCGGCCAGGTCCATCTCCAAGGCTGATTACGGCCACCATATACAGTTGAGCAAGCTCCTGGAGATCACATGA
- the LOC112887165 gene encoding transmembrane protein 120 homolog isoform X2, whose translation MAWLLFLYTSFALRENVLIVNGSDIRPWWIYHHYLAMVMALVSLTWEIKGQPDCYSKQGWNFSYGGQSCKAKRMDVVAGETAGVEGQLLLLYPVLFVLQGFEAYVGVLLLQTALHGLVAGCFLRDLAGDNGSGQLRQHYGDTDTKIEVQSEDEESKEQAGSPSSKLMKYHK comes from the exons ATG GCTTGGTTATTATTCCTGTACACAAGTTTTGCTCTGCGGGAGAATGTATTGATTGTAAATGGAAGTGATATCCGACCATG GTGGATATATCACCACTATCTAGCTATGGTAATGGCACTTGTGAGTCTTACATGGGAGATAAAGGGACAGCCTGATTGTTACAGCAAGCAG GGGTGGAACTTTTCCTACGGTGGGCAATCATGCAAG GCTAAGAGAATGGATGTCGTCGCTGGAGAAACCGCTGGTGTGGAGGGGCAGCTCTTGCTGCTATATCCTGTCCTTTTTGTATTACAG GGTTTTGAAGCATATGTTGGAGTATTGCTTCTTCAGACCGCTTTGCACGGGCTTGTGGCAG GTTGTTTTCTGCGGGATCTTGCTGGTGATAATGGCAGTGGGCAACTTCGTCAACACTATGGAGACACTGATACTAAAATTGAGGTTCAAAGTGAAGATGAAGAGAGCAAAGAGCAGGCAGGATCGCCCTCATCAAAATTGATGAAGTATCATAAATGA
- the LOC112887165 gene encoding transmembrane protein 120 homolog isoform X1, translated as MAWLLFLYTSFALRENVLIVNGSDIRPWWIYHHYLAMVMALVSLTWEIKGQPDCYSKQKGVELFLRWAIMQGIAMHLQNRYQRQRLRTRIALGKAKRMDVVAGETAGVEGQLLLLYPVLFVLQGFEAYVGVLLLQTALHGLVAGCFLRDLAGDNGSGQLRQHYGDTDTKIEVQSEDEESKEQAGSPSSKLMKYHK; from the exons ATG GCTTGGTTATTATTCCTGTACACAAGTTTTGCTCTGCGGGAGAATGTATTGATTGTAAATGGAAGTGATATCCGACCATG GTGGATATATCACCACTATCTAGCTATGGTAATGGCACTTGTGAGTCTTACATGGGAGATAAAGGGACAGCCTGATTGTTACAGCAAGCAG AAAGGGGTGGAACTTTTCCTACGGTGGGCAATCATGCAAGGTATTGCAATGCATCTACAGAATAGATACCAGCGTCAAAGATTACGCACTCGAATAGCTCTAGGAAAG GCTAAGAGAATGGATGTCGTCGCTGGAGAAACCGCTGGTGTGGAGGGGCAGCTCTTGCTGCTATATCCTGTCCTTTTTGTATTACAG GGTTTTGAAGCATATGTTGGAGTATTGCTTCTTCAGACCGCTTTGCACGGGCTTGTGGCAG GTTGTTTTCTGCGGGATCTTGCTGGTGATAATGGCAGTGGGCAACTTCGTCAACACTATGGAGACACTGATACTAAAATTGAGGTTCAAAGTGAAGATGAAGAGAGCAAAGAGCAGGCAGGATCGCCCTCATCAAAATTGATGAAGTATCATAAATGA